GTCATTGATAGGTGAAGGTGCAAATCTGGTTATAGATTTTGAGATGGTAAAGCATAAAACTGAACCAAATGATACAGGTGAAGGGGAACTTATTGCTGCGCGAAGGCTACTAGACAGAGTGGTTTCGGCTCATAAGGGACTGATTGATGTAGTAGCGTATGATGCTCTCGCATGCAATTCTATATTTCTAAACAAGTGCATCGATTTAGGAATAGACGCTGTAATCCGAGTGAAAGACAATTACAATTTAGCAATTCGAGAAGTAAAGAGAATAACTAATAAAAAAGAACCGGTGAATTGCTGGTATGATGGTGAATACAAAATAGAAGCATATGAATCCGTGTTTCATATGGCTGGAGTTGATGAACCATTAAAATATTTAAAGTTTGCTAAGAAACATAAAAACGGCGAACATTCTCAAATGTTGATTGTAACTACTGCAATGGATATGAGCGCGAAAACTATTTACAGGATAATGAAAGCTCGGTGGAATATAGAAAACCGAGTATTTAATAATCTGAAAAATAATGCCAATCTAAATCATTGCTTCGTTCATGGAGGTAATGCTGCAGAAGCAGTTTTATAT
The Candidatus Delongbacteria bacterium genome window above contains:
- a CDS encoding transposase, producing the protein MVIDFEMVKHKTEPNDTGEGELIAARRLLDRVVSAHKGLIDVVAYDALACNSIFLNKCIDLGIDAVIRVKDNYNLAIREVKRITNKKEPVNCWYDGEYKIEAYESVFHMAGVDEPLKYLKFAKKHKNGEHSQMLIVTTAMDMSAKTIYRIMKARWNIENRVFNNLKNNANLNHCFVHGGNAAEAVLY